In the genome of Candidatus Microbacterium phytovorans, one region contains:
- a CDS encoding DNA topoisomerase IV subunit A, which produces MAASRTDPASAAGGERIEDVDVSAEMQGSFLEYAYSVIYSRALPDARDGLKPVQRRILFQMADMGLRPDRGHVKSARVVGEVMGKLHPHGDSAIYDALVRLAQDFALRVPLVDGHGNFGSLDDGPAAARYTEARLAPSALALTENLDEDVVDFVPNYDGQFLQPDVLPAAFPNLLVNGTTGIAVGMATNMAPHNLIEVVAAAGHLLENPDATLDELMEFVPGPDLPGGGVIVGLDGLKDAYATGRGTFRTRAKVSVESLGPRRTGLVVTELPYMVGPERVIEKIKDAVTAKKLTGIADVTDLTDRNHGLRLVIGIKTGFDPNAVLEQLYRLTPLEDSFGINNVALVEGQPQTLGLKELLRVYLDHRIQVVTRRSRYRLARRQDRLHLVEGLLIAILDIDEVIQVIRTSDDGEQARTRLMDVFDLSQPQAEYILELRLRRLTKFSRVELETERDELKSEIAQLEELLASELLLRAQVARELDAAAEAYGTPRRTLLLNGGPVASRSRASAAVDLQIADTPCRVYLSATGRMVRAETADAAIVPPTRRAKHDAIRSAADTTTRGDLGAVTSRGRLVRFSPVDLPSVPANAVQLAAGTRADQYVGLPAGEHVVAVVALVDAPPLAIGTAQGVVKRVSAAEIAQKPDIDIIALKPGDSVVGAAPASDAAELVFVTSDAQLLRFGADTVRPQGRGAGGMAGIRVTPGERVIAFSAVTPTAETVVATIAGSTQSLPGTDAGSGKVSPFSEFPSKGRGTGGVRAQRFLKGEDTLTLAWVGEEPRAVGADGSVRQLPAPGAKRDASGQPMDAVVGTIGAPVS; this is translated from the coding sequence ATGGCTGCTTCGCGCACTGACCCCGCGTCCGCCGCCGGCGGCGAACGCATCGAAGACGTCGACGTCTCGGCGGAGATGCAGGGGTCCTTCCTCGAGTACGCCTACTCGGTCATCTACTCCCGCGCGCTGCCTGACGCGCGCGACGGACTCAAGCCGGTACAGCGCCGAATCCTGTTCCAGATGGCCGACATGGGCCTTCGCCCGGATCGAGGCCACGTCAAGAGCGCTCGCGTCGTCGGCGAGGTCATGGGCAAGCTCCACCCCCATGGCGACTCCGCCATCTACGACGCGCTGGTTCGCTTGGCGCAGGACTTCGCGCTCCGTGTTCCGCTCGTCGATGGGCACGGCAACTTCGGATCGCTTGACGACGGCCCCGCGGCGGCGCGTTACACCGAAGCCCGACTGGCGCCTTCCGCGCTGGCGCTGACGGAAAACCTCGACGAGGACGTCGTCGACTTCGTGCCCAACTACGACGGGCAGTTCCTGCAGCCCGATGTCCTCCCTGCGGCCTTTCCGAACCTGTTGGTCAACGGCACCACCGGCATCGCGGTCGGCATGGCCACCAACATGGCGCCGCACAACCTCATCGAGGTCGTGGCCGCCGCCGGTCATCTCCTCGAGAATCCCGACGCGACGTTGGACGAGCTCATGGAGTTCGTGCCCGGGCCTGACCTGCCGGGCGGCGGGGTCATCGTCGGTCTCGACGGCTTGAAGGACGCCTACGCGACCGGACGCGGCACGTTCCGCACGCGGGCGAAGGTCTCCGTCGAGTCGTTGGGGCCGCGGCGAACGGGCCTCGTCGTGACCGAGCTGCCGTACATGGTCGGTCCCGAGCGTGTGATCGAGAAGATCAAGGATGCCGTGACGGCGAAGAAGCTCACGGGCATCGCCGACGTCACCGACCTCACCGATCGCAATCACGGCCTCCGTCTCGTCATCGGGATCAAGACGGGGTTCGATCCGAACGCCGTGCTCGAGCAGCTCTACCGGCTCACGCCCCTCGAGGACTCCTTCGGCATCAACAACGTCGCACTCGTCGAAGGTCAGCCGCAGACACTCGGCTTGAAGGAGCTCCTGCGGGTCTACCTCGACCACCGCATCCAGGTCGTCACGCGACGCAGCCGCTACCGTCTGGCGCGCCGCCAGGACCGGTTGCACCTGGTCGAGGGCCTCCTCATCGCGATCCTCGACATCGACGAGGTCATCCAGGTCATCCGCACCTCCGATGACGGGGAACAGGCGCGCACCCGCCTCATGGACGTATTCGACCTGTCGCAGCCGCAGGCCGAGTACATCCTCGAGCTGCGACTGCGGCGGCTCACGAAGTTCTCCCGCGTCGAACTGGAGACCGAACGCGACGAGCTGAAGTCGGAGATCGCACAGCTGGAGGAGCTGCTCGCCAGCGAGCTGCTCCTGCGCGCACAGGTGGCCCGGGAGCTGGACGCGGCTGCCGAAGCCTACGGCACTCCGCGCCGCACGCTGCTGCTCAACGGCGGCCCGGTCGCGTCGCGGTCGCGCGCGTCGGCGGCGGTCGACCTCCAGATCGCGGACACGCCGTGCCGCGTGTACCTGTCCGCCACCGGACGCATGGTGCGAGCGGAGACTGCCGACGCCGCCATCGTGCCTCCCACGCGGCGTGCGAAGCACGACGCGATCCGCTCCGCCGCCGACACGACGACGCGCGGTGACCTGGGGGCGGTCACGAGCCGGGGGCGCCTCGTCCGCTTCTCCCCCGTCGACCTGCCGTCCGTGCCGGCGAATGCGGTGCAACTGGCCGCCGGAACACGGGCTGACCAGTACGTCGGATTGCCCGCGGGCGAGCACGTCGTCGCGGTCGTCGCGCTGGTGGACGCGCCGCCGCTCGCCATCGGCACGGCGCAGGGCGTCGTCAAGCGCGTATCGGCAGCCGAGATCGCGCAGAAGCCTGACATCGACATCATCGCCTTGAAGCCCGGCGACAGCGTGGTCGGTGCCGCTCCGGCATCCGATGCGGCCGAACTCGTCTTCGTGACCTCCGACGCCCAGCTGTTGCGGTTCGGTGCCGACACGGTCCGGCCACAGGGTCGCGGGGCCGGAGGTATGGCCGGCATCCGCGTCACGCCCGGCGAGCGTGTCATCGCCTTCTCAGCTGTGACGCCCACCGCAGAGACGGTAGTCGCGACGATCGCCGGGTCGACCCAATCGCTTCCCGGGACCGACGCCGGTTCGGGGAAGGTCTCACCGTTCTCCGAGTTCCCGTCGAAGGGGCGCGGCACGGGCGGCGTCCGCGCACAGCGCTTCCTGAAGGGCGAGGACACGCTCACGCTCGCCTGGGTGGGTGAGGAACCGCGCGCCGTGGGAGCTGACGGTTCCGTGCGCCAGTTGCCGGCGCCCGGCGCGAAGCGCGACGCGTCGGGACAGCCGATGGACGCCGTTGTCGGCACCATCGGCGCCCCTGTCAGCTGA
- a CDS encoding PAC2 family protein, whose product MPLSGPLYERVATAPPIPSGLPLVIVLTGFTDAGSAASRMVDFFRDDLDPTPVLSFSSDVLLDYRARRPLITFEADHLTGYRPPRLELALAHDSLGQPFVLLSGYEPDFAWEAFTETVVGLAEGLQTSTVTWVHAIPMPVPHTRPIGTTVSGTRADLTKAHSVWQPHTQVPATVGHLLEYRFAQAGADVAGFVLLIPHYLGDTDYPAAAIAGLDSVSVATGLVFDLDDLREENREYLEKVTEQVSGSDELTAMLHNLEERYDSYMAGATRAQPIIHTGDLPSADELAAELERYLATRPPGDEDKRGRL is encoded by the coding sequence ATGCCCTTGTCCGGTCCTCTGTATGAGCGTGTCGCGACCGCCCCGCCCATCCCCAGCGGTCTGCCGCTGGTGATCGTGCTGACGGGGTTCACGGATGCCGGGAGCGCGGCGTCGCGGATGGTCGACTTCTTCCGCGATGATCTCGACCCCACCCCCGTCCTCTCGTTCTCCTCGGACGTCCTGCTGGACTACCGCGCTCGACGCCCGCTGATCACCTTCGAGGCGGACCACTTGACGGGATACCGACCGCCGCGTCTGGAACTGGCGCTCGCGCACGACTCCCTCGGTCAGCCGTTCGTGCTCCTGTCCGGTTACGAACCGGACTTCGCCTGGGAGGCCTTCACCGAGACCGTCGTCGGACTCGCCGAAGGCCTGCAGACGTCGACGGTCACCTGGGTGCACGCCATCCCGATGCCGGTTCCCCACACACGCCCGATCGGCACGACCGTCAGCGGCACACGAGCCGATCTCACCAAGGCCCACTCCGTGTGGCAGCCGCACACGCAGGTGCCTGCCACAGTGGGTCATCTCCTGGAGTACCGGTTCGCGCAGGCTGGCGCCGACGTTGCGGGGTTCGTGCTACTGATCCCGCACTACCTCGGCGACACCGACTATCCCGCGGCCGCGATTGCCGGGCTCGACAGCGTCTCCGTCGCGACCGGGCTGGTGTTCGACCTGGACGATCTTCGCGAAGAGAACCGGGAGTACCTCGAAAAGGTGACCGAGCAGGTATCGGGAAGCGACGAGCTCACCGCGATGCTGCACAATCTCGAAGAGCGCTACGACTCGTACATGGCCGGTGCCACACGCGCCCAGCCGATCATCCATACGGGCGATCTGCCGAGCGCGGATGAGCTGGCGGCTGAACTCGAGCGCTACCTCGCCACACGTCCACCGGGTGACGAGGACAAGCGAGGCCGTCTCTGA
- a CDS encoding RNA polymerase sigma factor — protein sequence MTSGTKSTRTRKAEDTDEATTAEQTAPAKKPAAKTPAKAKATPAKSRAGKAKAAADDEDADLEDEVDIEEADLSDDADESEDSDDTEKKAKKSDSDDEDDEEDAAKPAFSEPLPTGAIVITSSDEDDVPVYSTQITGATADPVKDYLKQIGKVPLLNAAEEVELAMRIEAGLFAEEKLSHMTASEKSAQLGLDLQWVARDGQRAKSHLLGANLRLVVSLAKRYTGRGMQFLDLIQEGNLGLIRAVEKFDYTKGFKFSTYATWWIRQAITRAMADQARTIRIPVHMVEVINKLARVQRQMLQDLGREPTPEELSRELDMTPEKVIEVQKYGREPISLHTPLGEDGDSEFGDLIEDTEAVVPADAVGFTMLQRQLEALLDSLSEREAGVIRMRFGLGDGQPKTLDQIGDTFGVTRERIRQIESKTMAKLRHPSRSQSLRDYLE from the coding sequence GTGACGTCAGGCACGAAGAGCACCCGCACCCGCAAGGCTGAGGACACCGACGAGGCGACCACGGCTGAGCAGACGGCCCCCGCGAAGAAGCCTGCGGCCAAGACGCCGGCGAAGGCGAAGGCGACGCCCGCCAAGAGCCGTGCAGGAAAAGCGAAGGCCGCGGCCGACGACGAGGACGCCGATCTCGAGGACGAGGTCGACATCGAAGAGGCCGATCTTTCGGATGACGCCGACGAGTCCGAGGACAGCGACGACACCGAGAAGAAGGCGAAGAAGAGCGACTCGGACGACGAGGACGACGAGGAAGATGCAGCCAAGCCGGCATTTTCCGAGCCGCTCCCGACAGGCGCCATCGTCATCACGTCGAGCGACGAGGACGATGTCCCGGTCTACTCCACACAGATCACCGGCGCCACTGCCGACCCGGTCAAGGACTATCTGAAGCAGATCGGTAAAGTTCCGCTTCTGAACGCGGCCGAAGAGGTCGAGTTGGCCATGCGCATCGAGGCCGGCCTGTTCGCCGAAGAGAAGCTGTCGCACATGACGGCGAGTGAGAAGTCGGCGCAGCTCGGACTCGACCTGCAGTGGGTCGCTCGCGACGGTCAGCGCGCCAAGAGCCACCTGCTCGGCGCGAACCTCCGTCTGGTCGTCTCCCTCGCGAAGCGGTACACCGGCCGCGGCATGCAGTTCCTGGATTTGATCCAGGAGGGCAACCTCGGACTCATCCGCGCGGTCGAGAAGTTCGACTACACCAAGGGCTTCAAGTTCTCCACGTATGCCACCTGGTGGATCCGCCAGGCGATCACCCGCGCGATGGCCGACCAGGCGCGCACCATCCGCATCCCGGTGCACATGGTCGAAGTCATCAACAAGCTCGCGCGTGTGCAGCGTCAAATGCTGCAGGACTTGGGTCGCGAACCCACGCCGGAAGAGCTCAGCCGTGAGCTCGACATGACCCCTGAGAAGGTCATCGAAGTGCAGAAGTACGGGCGTGAGCCCATCTCTCTGCACACGCCGCTGGGTGAAGACGGTGACAGCGAGTTCGGCGATCTGATCGAAGACACCGAAGCCGTCGTGCCGGCAGACGCGGTGGGCTTCACGATGCTGCAGCGACAGCTCGAAGCACTGCTCGACTCGTTGTCCGAGCGCGAGGCGGGAGTCATCCGTATGCGCTTCGGCCTCGGCGACGGCCAGCCGAAGACGCTCGATCAGATCGGCGACACGTTCGGTGTCACCCGCGAGCGCATCCGGCAGATCGAGTCGAAGACGATGGCCAAGCTCCGACACCCGTCGCGGTCGCAGTCGCTGCGGGACTACCTCGAATGA
- a CDS encoding sugar-transfer associated ATP-grasp domain-containing protein has translation MRALNRLYRRARFFVKRVVSFDRERVLQFARQSATLSKAPLWWVVIDMAWCAVRYETTFENYSEWDFRLLRARERKTYMTDPKSFHLSRKLNDNAQRSIFDDKLRFAEHFGDELGRAWLDVSVTGVEELGEFVRRFDRIITKNPGGVGGNGIALRDTVDIDDVHALRDELLASGQTLAEEVLVQHPEMARLYPGSVNSLRVVTYLDPDDEVHVLAAVLKVGNGGVIDNFSNGGMYTMLDDGGRALHAASDEEGHPFEVHPITGVAITGYQVPLYDEVLALVDTLARRVPALPYIGWDIAITPDRPVVIEGNHNTGVFQSKPSVSGIRRGLLPRYRAAMRF, from the coding sequence GTGCGAGCGCTCAACCGGCTGTACCGTCGCGCGCGCTTCTTCGTCAAGCGCGTCGTGTCTTTCGATCGCGAGCGGGTGCTGCAGTTCGCGCGTCAATCGGCGACGCTCTCGAAGGCACCGCTGTGGTGGGTCGTGATCGACATGGCGTGGTGCGCCGTGCGTTACGAGACGACGTTCGAGAACTACTCGGAGTGGGATTTCCGTCTCCTTCGCGCGCGCGAACGCAAGACCTACATGACCGACCCCAAGTCGTTCCACCTGTCCCGCAAGCTCAACGACAACGCACAGCGCTCGATTTTCGACGACAAGCTGCGGTTCGCTGAGCACTTCGGCGACGAGCTGGGCCGCGCGTGGCTCGACGTCTCCGTGACCGGCGTGGAGGAGCTCGGCGAGTTCGTTCGGCGGTTCGATCGCATCATCACCAAGAATCCCGGCGGCGTCGGCGGCAATGGCATCGCGCTCCGGGATACCGTCGACATCGATGACGTTCACGCGCTCCGCGATGAGTTGCTCGCCTCCGGCCAGACGCTCGCCGAGGAGGTTCTCGTGCAGCATCCCGAGATGGCGCGCCTGTATCCCGGGAGCGTCAACTCGTTGCGCGTCGTCACCTATCTCGACCCGGACGACGAAGTCCATGTGCTGGCCGCCGTCCTCAAGGTCGGCAACGGCGGCGTCATCGACAACTTCAGCAACGGTGGGATGTACACCATGCTCGACGACGGCGGCCGCGCGCTCCACGCCGCCAGCGACGAGGAAGGACACCCGTTCGAGGTGCACCCGATCACGGGCGTCGCGATCACGGGTTACCAGGTGCCGCTGTACGACGAGGTGCTCGCCCTCGTGGACACGCTCGCGCGCCGCGTACCCGCGCTGCCCTACATCGGGTGGGACATCGCGATCACGCCCGATCGCCCGGTGGTCATCGAGGGCAACCACAACACCGGTGTGTTCCAATCGAAGCCGTCGGTCTCCGGCATCCGTCGCGGTCTTCTGCCGCGCTACCGCGCCGCCATGCGCTTCTGA
- a CDS encoding coenzyme F420-0:L-glutamate ligase has product MSAQANDGKSLEIAIDGASYARIPLRTRVVMPGDDLDEFITEYASGHLTDGDILFVTEKIVAITQGRSYLVEDISPRPLARFLSRYVVKTSYGIGLGMPETMEMALRECGTPRILFAAAVSAVGKLVGRRGDFYRIAGDKARSIDGPTRHTIPPYNKAVVLGPLEPEKVAARLKALLGGTNEVAVVDINDIGGNILGSTLDRAGERDLVRILGDNPLGQGHQSTPLGIIRRTAGI; this is encoded by the coding sequence ATGAGCGCACAGGCGAACGACGGGAAGTCGCTCGAGATCGCGATCGACGGAGCGTCGTACGCGCGTATTCCGTTGCGCACCCGCGTCGTGATGCCCGGTGACGACCTCGACGAGTTCATCACCGAGTACGCCTCCGGCCATCTGACCGACGGAGACATCCTCTTCGTCACCGAGAAGATCGTGGCGATCACTCAGGGGCGTTCGTACCTGGTCGAGGACATCTCTCCCCGTCCGCTGGCCCGCTTCCTGTCGCGCTACGTCGTCAAGACGTCCTACGGAATCGGTCTCGGCATGCCGGAAACGATGGAGATGGCCCTGCGAGAATGCGGTACGCCGCGCATCCTGTTCGCCGCGGCGGTGAGTGCCGTGGGAAAGCTCGTCGGTCGTCGCGGGGACTTCTACCGCATCGCCGGCGACAAGGCACGCTCTATCGACGGACCGACTCGGCACACCATCCCGCCATACAACAAGGCGGTCGTGCTGGGCCCACTCGAACCGGAAAAGGTCGCGGCGCGCCTCAAAGCTCTTCTGGGTGGTACGAACGAGGTCGCCGTCGTCGACATCAACGACATCGGCGGCAACATCCTCGGATCGACGCTGGATCGCGCGGGCGAGCGGGATCTCGTACGCATCCTCGGCGACAACCCGCTGGGCCAGGGCCACCAGTCGACCCCGCTGGGCATCATCCGCCGCACCGCCGGGATCTGA
- a CDS encoding DNA topoisomerase IV subunit B: protein MVTAEYSAHHLQVLEGLEAVRKRPGMYIGSTDSRGLMHCVWEIIDNSVDEALAGHGTRIDIVLHADGSVEVRDRARGIPVDVEPRTGLTGVEVVFTKLHAGGKFGGGSYAASGGLHGVGASVVNALSERLDVEVDRGGKTYAMSFHRGEPGIFSGPGLDATFTPFDASSELRVIGKAAKGVTGTRIRYWADRQIFTKDAAFGLTELEQRARQTAFLVPGLEIVIVDHRPVDDPDVTLPRETSFRYDGGISEFAEFLAPDAPVTDTWRLTGEGTFTETVPVLQPSGAMVPTEVLRTCEVDIALRWGTGYDTVTRSFVNIISTPKGGTHQAGFEQGLMKLVRDQVQQNARRLKVGANEKIEKDDILAGLTAVLTVSFPEPQFEGQTKEVLGTPAIRAIVASVVAKQLGARFSSTKREDKTQTALLLEKVVSEMKARVSARTHKETQRRKNALESSSLPAKLADCRTNDVAESELFIVEGDSALGTAKHARNSEYQALLPIRGKILNVQKASISDMLSNAECAAIIQTIGAGSGRSFDIESARYGKIILMSDADVDGAHIRTLLLTLFFRYMRPLIEEGRVYAAVPPLHRVIVVNPGSKPNETIYTYSEQELHTLLTKLQKSGRRWQEPVQRYKGLGEMDADQLATTTMDRNGRTLRRVRVEHAEAATGIFELLMGSEVAPRRDFIVSSADRLDREAIDA from the coding sequence ATTGTGACAGCCGAGTATTCCGCCCATCATCTCCAGGTGCTCGAGGGGCTCGAGGCGGTGCGCAAGCGGCCGGGCATGTACATCGGCTCGACGGACTCTCGCGGCCTCATGCACTGCGTGTGGGAGATCATCGACAACTCTGTCGACGAAGCCCTCGCCGGTCACGGCACGCGCATCGACATCGTGCTGCACGCCGACGGCAGCGTGGAAGTCCGCGACCGGGCCCGCGGCATCCCGGTCGACGTGGAACCGCGCACCGGGCTGACGGGCGTCGAAGTCGTGTTCACCAAGCTCCACGCGGGCGGCAAGTTCGGCGGCGGGTCGTATGCGGCCTCCGGCGGCCTCCACGGCGTCGGCGCGTCGGTGGTGAACGCGCTGTCCGAACGGCTCGACGTCGAGGTGGATCGCGGCGGCAAGACCTACGCGATGTCGTTCCACCGCGGTGAACCCGGCATCTTCTCCGGTCCCGGCCTCGACGCCACCTTCACGCCGTTCGACGCGTCATCCGAACTGCGGGTCATCGGCAAGGCCGCGAAGGGGGTCACCGGCACACGCATCCGCTATTGGGCGGACCGTCAGATCTTCACCAAGGATGCCGCGTTCGGTCTCACCGAGCTCGAGCAGCGCGCCCGACAGACGGCGTTCCTGGTACCCGGACTGGAGATCGTCATCGTCGATCACCGGCCCGTCGACGACCCCGACGTGACGCTGCCCCGCGAGACGAGCTTCCGCTACGACGGCGGGATCTCGGAGTTTGCCGAGTTCCTCGCCCCCGACGCCCCCGTCACCGACACCTGGCGGCTCACCGGCGAGGGAACGTTCACCGAAACGGTGCCCGTGCTGCAGCCTTCGGGGGCGATGGTTCCGACAGAGGTGCTGCGCACGTGCGAGGTCGATATCGCCCTGCGCTGGGGCACCGGTTACGACACGGTGACCCGCTCGTTCGTCAACATCATCTCGACGCCCAAGGGCGGCACGCACCAGGCCGGCTTCGAGCAAGGACTCATGAAGCTCGTGCGCGATCAGGTGCAGCAGAACGCGCGCCGTCTGAAAGTGGGCGCGAACGAGAAGATCGAGAAGGACGACATCCTCGCCGGACTCACAGCGGTCCTCACGGTCAGCTTCCCGGAGCCGCAGTTCGAGGGTCAGACCAAAGAGGTGCTCGGCACCCCCGCGATCCGCGCGATCGTGGCGAGTGTCGTCGCGAAGCAGCTGGGCGCCCGCTTCTCGTCGACGAAACGCGAAGACAAGACCCAGACGGCGCTCCTGCTCGAGAAGGTCGTCTCGGAGATGAAGGCGCGCGTCTCGGCACGCACGCACAAGGAGACGCAGCGGCGCAAGAACGCGCTCGAGTCCTCGTCACTGCCCGCCAAACTGGCGGACTGCCGGACCAACGACGTCGCCGAGTCGGAGCTGTTCATCGTCGAGGGCGATTCCGCGCTCGGCACCGCGAAGCACGCGCGCAACAGCGAATATCAGGCGCTCCTCCCGATCCGCGGGAAGATCCTCAACGTCCAGAAGGCGTCGATCAGCGACATGCTGTCCAATGCGGAGTGCGCCGCGATCATCCAGACGATCGGCGCCGGTTCCGGTCGCTCGTTCGACATCGAGTCGGCTCGCTACGGCAAGATCATCCTCATGAGCGACGCCGACGTCGACGGGGCGCACATCCGCACCCTGCTGCTGACGCTGTTCTTCCGCTACATGCGCCCCCTCATCGAGGAAGGACGCGTGTATGCGGCGGTGCCCCCGCTGCATCGCGTGATCGTCGTCAACCCGGGCTCCAAGCCCAACGAAACGATCTACACCTACTCGGAGCAGGAACTGCACACTCTGCTCACGAAACTGCAGAAGTCGGGACGTCGCTGGCAGGAGCCCGTGCAGCGCTACAAGGGTCTCGGCGAGATGGATGCCGATCAGCTCGCGACCACGACGATGGACCGCAACGGGCGCACCCTCCGCCGCGTGCGAGTGGAGCACGCCGAGGCCGCCACCGGCATCTTCGAACTGCTGATGGGGTCGGAGGTCGCCCCTCGCCGCGACTTCATCGTGTCCTCGGCGGACCGTCTCGATCGCGAGGCCATCGACGCCTGA
- a CDS encoding sugar-transfer associated ATP-grasp domain-containing protein has protein sequence MGKATVRLRYLARRARKLRPGNLIEFARQAQKVSRAPLPVLIADMLWCSLKYDMGFRDYAVWDIRLLTAKERATWMTHPKSFRITRMHNTPEGRAKLEDKRRFAREYADLLGRETIDLRDVDDAELGSFLSRHPKVLAKPFEGQGGGGITLYENVTDAAAFRAEITAAGQSIVDEFIVQHPQMSALYPDSVNTVRMITFLDTRGGEPGRVHLLAAVLRIGNGDVIDNFASGGMFTMLDEQGVALYPGVDKKSNVYAEHPVTGTPIVGFAVPMYDEIVALTEKLARRTPEAPYVGWDLAITPDGPVVIEGNHNSSVFQPKPSASGVRTGLLPVYQAAVGF, from the coding sequence ATGGGGAAAGCCACCGTGCGTCTTCGCTACTTGGCGCGCCGTGCCCGCAAGCTCCGCCCGGGCAACCTCATCGAGTTCGCCCGCCAAGCGCAGAAGGTGTCTCGCGCGCCCCTGCCGGTGCTGATCGCCGACATGCTGTGGTGCTCCCTCAAGTACGACATGGGCTTCCGCGACTACGCCGTGTGGGACATCCGTCTCCTCACCGCGAAGGAGCGAGCGACGTGGATGACGCATCCGAAGTCGTTCCGCATCACCCGCATGCACAACACACCGGAGGGCCGCGCAAAGCTCGAGGACAAGCGTCGGTTCGCCCGCGAATACGCCGACCTGCTCGGGCGCGAGACGATCGACCTGCGCGACGTGGACGACGCCGAGCTCGGCTCTTTCCTCTCGCGTCACCCGAAGGTGCTCGCGAAGCCGTTCGAGGGTCAGGGCGGTGGCGGCATCACGTTGTACGAGAACGTGACGGATGCCGCGGCGTTCCGCGCCGAGATCACGGCGGCCGGACAGTCGATCGTCGACGAGTTCATCGTCCAACACCCGCAGATGAGCGCGCTATACCCGGACAGCGTCAACACCGTGCGGATGATCACGTTCCTCGACACGCGTGGGGGAGAGCCCGGGCGTGTTCACCTGCTGGCGGCGGTGCTGCGCATCGGCAACGGCGACGTGATCGACAACTTCGCGTCCGGCGGCATGTTCACGATGCTCGATGAGCAGGGTGTCGCCTTGTACCCGGGAGTGGACAAGAAGAGCAACGTCTACGCGGAACACCCGGTGACCGGAACTCCCATCGTCGGCTTCGCCGTCCCGATGTACGACGAGATCGTCGCTCTGACCGAGAAACTCGCCCGCCGCACCCCCGAGGCTCCCTATGTGGGGTGGGACCTGGCGATCACACCCGATGGTCCCGTCGTGATCGAGGGCAACCACAACTCCAGCGTCTTCCAGCCGAAGCCGTCGGCGTCGGGGGTACGCACCGGACTCCTGCCGGTCTACCAGGCTGCCGTCGGCTTCTGA